gcgtctagatatatgtaacaGAAAGacagttaatatgggacggagggagtagtacacaAGTCCCAGGTGTCAATATAAAACTGCATGCACCCACAAGTATGAATGGCAATTGCAGGTTTATCAGCAGGGCCGAGGTATGACAAATGAATCCAAAACAGGCATAAAAAGAGCAACTATCATGTTCCAGAAAGACCTAAATTGGGTTTGCTGATTAACGAGTGATAACACTGTTTTCCATTTCAGGCTTTCAGCAAGTagaaatataaaaaatgattGCAAGATATGAAGTACCTTCTTAGCACGCTCATCACGTTcagcattttctttcttcttcagagCATCCTTATCAGAACCCTACGAAAAACGAGGACAAAAATCAACCACAGATAACAGGCGAGCTAAGGCAGATTGGAAGTACAAGGCATAATAGGGTACACACCAGTTTGATGAAAACCTCATCATTTCCTTTCTTGGTGGAAAGTTGTTGCATAGCCTGCAGGTCCTTATCAATTTCAACCTTCCTCTCTTCAGACTTCAAAGCAAGAAGCGCTTTCCGCTTCTCCTCCAATACTTTCTCAAATTCCTCAAGGGTCATCTCCTATGATCATAAGATCGTCagatattttatttctctGATTCCAGCCGACACAGAAATACACTTCCCCAGTTATAAATACAAGGAGAGGCATAGATACAATGGCAACAGATATATCTGCCATAATAGAACATATAAACGTTTAAATACATTGTAAAGTGGTTGCATAGACAGCGTGCCCGCAAGCAGATGACAAGAACTAGAGTGCATGTGTACTATATTGTAAAGTGGTTGCATAGACAGTGTGCCTGCAAGAAGCTGACAAGAACTAGAGTGCATATGTTGCCTAAAAATTAGATGTATATAACAATTACTTGGCCATCAGgaacagaaacagaaaaaataacaacaaCCAACATAAATTTCGATTTAGGAGGATGGTATTGCATATCATGACCAAATGACAAGCTGCAGTGACCACTAATTATCTGACAGTTCATATGGATATCAAAGCAAGGTCTAGAAATCAGTGACTCCTCCCAATACATAAATCGTACGCAAACAGAAAGGGTGGCAGAGCAAAAAGGATCGCTTTTCATCCAGTCCTTTAACAACATACTATGCAACTAATAACAGCAAATGAGCGCTTTGAGGCAGTTGTGCatccaaaacaaattaatcGGATATACATTCACTTGGGATTGCAGTaatcaaatattcaaataaaagcatagCCAAAACCCACTGTTTTACAGAAGACAGCAAGAGCATAAAGTTATCTTCTAACATTCCCAGCTCCCAAGACACGCAAGACGCAATAGCTCGTGTGAAGTCAGAAGAACATCACTCAACAACAATGTAGAAACAGACTAATAACATAAAGTAGAACTTGGAGCAAACTAAATAAACAACCAGAATGTTTGACTACTAAACCATGAGATAAAAGTAGCAAACGAAACAGGTTAATGTAGATGCATATGATTTTGCCTTGGATATATAGCTATAAACGGATAACTTCCACAAAAATCACCGTTAATAGTGCACTGCAGCAATAAGTATACCttatcttcttccttttcttcttcctcgttgaCAGTGGCCTCTTTGCTGACCTTGCTCTCCTCGGCCTGCGGTGCATCCTCCGTTAATAGTGCACCCTGCTTCTCAGGAATAGGGGTCTTCTCATCCAGCTTCAGGGTCTCCCCTGTTTCCCTGGTCACcaaaacaagaacacaaaTCACCTCTCATTTCACCAGTCTGCATATAGACAGCTAACAACATAGAGCTTTAGAGCAGATATCTCACTGGGCAAGAAATTCGTCAGAGGTAGTTCCCCAGTTCCCACGGCCAGCACCCTCACGCTTCATCTCATACCCGCGGCCTGTACCGCTATGGCGCTCATGGTTCCTTCGGGGTGGCCTCTCAGAATCATCACCAAACTCACCATCGCGGAACCCACCTCGACGGCCTCCCTGGTAGGGTGGCCGAGGGCCCCTCTCTCTGTCCTGGGCGCCTTCTTCACCTCCAGCTCTGGCACCATATCCTCCCCTGTAGCCATTCGTGTCTTCACTGCCGAAGTCGCGGTTCTGACCATACCCTCGCCCGCCTCTGTTGAAGCCACGTTCACCGCGACCAAATCCTCCTCGTGAGggtgcaccaccaccgcgagACTCCATGACTGAAACATTTACAGCAAGAGGGGTTAAACCTTGAAAACAGTATTTCTAATGGCAGAAATGTCTGCACTATATAATTAAAAACCTGAACTTCACAGTCGTTCTTCCTTACCATGACTTTTTTTTCGTTTCAGATAGTACTAATCACTAAACTATACTATAGTCGTTGACAGAAGACCACTCTTTCCGGAGAGAAATCCCCCTAAACCCCAGATCCGGCATCAACGCAAATTCGCAACTCAATCCGAACCCTGAACTTACCAGCCTGCGAAGGTGGAGCCGGCTTGGTGGggagcttggcggcggccgtctGCTGCGCGCCCTtcccagcggcggcggccgccggcttTTTCGCCTCAGCCTTCTGCGCCGCGACCGCGGCCTTGGCCAGGAGCTGCGCGGGGTCGTCGTtgtcgtcgccgccgaggaggtcAAAGGGGTTCAGGGTCGCCATGGcgacggcggacggcggcgctcAAAAAGGTTCGCGGGCTGTGTATGTGGTGTGTTGGGGGACTGGGGAACTAACCCTTTCTCGCTACGACTCTCTCCTCCCGGATTGCTGCATCCCCATGGCTCAGCCCGGATTCAAGGCGCGCGAGGTCTAAgcccggagcggcggcggcggcggctagagGGTTTGAGAAGAAGCGaatggggagagagagagagagagagcgtgtgtggaaaaaaaatgaaaccctagccgcacTCTTCTTTACTAGTCCAAGGCTAGCGGCGCGGCGGAGTCCCTATCCTCTCGGTGTCGTCCAATTACCGTTGTGCCCTCGCGCTAATCGGGGCGTTTAGCCGTTTTAGGGGCGAGGTTAGCGGGGGGATTTGATGGGTAGTTACGGGATTCCGTTTCTTGGATAGGGTCCACGGGATGGGCGCTGCGCTCGTGCGGGTGTTGAGCCGTGGGATCGGAATCTGGCGCTTTGGATCGCTCCGGGGGGGGTCGGCTGTCGGTCTTACGGTGTCCTCCACTATAGATGTTACAAATCTTTTACATTTTATTGTGTCATCAGGAGTTGCTGTGGTGTAGTGGTTATCACGTCAGTCTTACACACTGAAGGTCTCCAGTTCGATCCTGGGCAGCaacaatttttgtttttaaatttgcaaaccatgtttttttttagggaaggtCCCTTTCTCTCAAGAGAGCACTGAATCAATTTTTATCCCCCGTGGCACGGCAATCTCAAATTGTAAATTTTGGAGTTTTGCATAGGATTTGACGTTTTCTGTTTGCTCGCACCTGCACATCAGTTGCCTTCCCGAGAGGCCAAGAACAGTCCCTGGATTTCTCGATCCTTCTTCGATAGAACTGTTTTTGCCCATTCTTGGCTGCCAAAAGcctcatcgatcgatctgcttTGGTCATCTCATCTGTCTGGCATGTCAAGGTGGAAGCTTCGAGCGaactctgaagtctgaacattTTGGTCCTTTGGTGTGTGGCACAAACGGCAGAAAGCGAGAGCTGCCACAGTGCCACTACGTCAGTTTAACCAACCGCACCACACGCTCGGAGAGAAAGGGGACAGAGAAGCAAGAGTCAGCgatgggaggcggcggcggccgggcgaGGCAGAACGCGATCCGGTCGGGCATCGTGGTGCTGGGCGCCGCGGCCTTCGGCTACCTCTCCTACCGCGTCGGATTCAAGCCCTACCTCGACCGCGCCCAGGAGGCCATGGACTCCCACaactcctccccctccgccgccgccgccgcagcgcaCGCCTCCGCTGCCtccgctgcctccgccgccggccagcctGATCaccccggcgccgacggcgaccTCGCCCCGTCCAGGGACCCGGCCGTCGTGCTCCGGGACTGAGCCGCCGAGCAGCTGCGGCGCGTAGAGCCTTGACTTGGGCTGTGGCATTTCGGCGAACACCTTGTAAGCAGGTCGTCCTGGAGTCCTGCAATGTTTTGCCACCGAAATTTCCTACTGATTTTGCACTGGAATTTACCTACtgttataaaataaaagggTTTCATGCCAATTTTGGTTCTCCACAAAGCATTACAGTGCATCGAAGTCTCACCCGCGCTACATCTCCCTGATCATATTGCCAActtgccatgatgcgatgaaGCGGCTGGAAATACGATGGTTCAGATGACTGATCATGGAGCGCTCTTGTTTTCGATAAACGGTTGTGCGTTGCAAAATTTCAATTGAAGGATCAGTCGGCAGAGTGTTTCCAGATTTTAGCAACATTGTTGCAGACTTAGTAGCAGTAGAATTGTTTTGTTGGAGTGCTTATGCAGAACCGGTCGATATCCACGAAGAGGATGAACAAATCCTGTTATCTTCCTCTTTTCGTGTCTGTTATGGTGTGGGCATGCGATTCCTTCCATGACAACGACTCTTGAGAACATCAATGTCGGGTTTGAATCTTTgttactttcttttttctcttcgtGATTTGGGTCAAAAGGTGCATGCCTAGCAAGTTGTATGCTGGATGGATGTCATGTTCAGATTTTGAAGGCAATATCATGATCTGGGTTAATAGATTCATACGTAGAAACTTCTGCTAGCAAGTTGTTTGCTACATTGCTGTATACTCATGTTTCCTTTAACCTGCTTGCTTTGTTGAAGACTGCGTATGTCAGGGGATGTTTGGTTTGTGCATCCAACTAGccatgcaaaaaaattgaCTGCCTATCACTCAACACCATAGGAATTTCAGATAAAGAAGCAAATTAATTATATCTGATCTAGATAAGTTCTCATTCCCTTGGGTTGGGTTTGTATGACTCAACTCCATAGGAATTTCAACATATAGTCTAACTTCTTATATGACACTCATTAGAGCAACTCCAATGCGATCCCTAAATTTTGTcctaaaatgttttttttttgtcatttggGGGAGCAAGTGGACATGTGTTCTCCTCATGTCCGCCCACATCATCCAATCACATCCCCCAAATTCCTCTCCCAAATtaacttttctttcttttattctcctctccttttcaccttttcttctccttttcccaTCTCTTGTTGTGGGGCCGGGGCGGACAAAAGAGAGCACCGGACAATGTTCGGACACCCAAAACCTCTCCCAAATTTGGAGCAAATTTGGGGGATGTGTTCGGACAAATATGGCATTTTGTCCGTTTATGGGATGCCATTGGGAGATGATTTTGGGAACAAAATGTCCATATCCCTCGAATAGGACATTTGGGATAGATTTGGGAGATgccattggagatgctcttagtgTAGGATTGCGGCAGTTTTTATATGTTTTTGTTGTGTCCGCGATCCTTTCCCGGACAAATTTATGTTTCTGATACTCCGCATTTTTCATGTACTTCCTCCAAACAAATCCTGTTAGTATAGTTGCTATTTAGATGCCTTTAAGAGCCGGATTTAGTTGCATGTCTCTATCGACTATCGACTAAGTtgccttttttattttctttgaaaaaTTCTAGAAAATACTATATATCTAATTATATCTGATCTAGATAACTCACTTCGATGAGAATGTTCTAGCCTGAATTCGACCATCGACAGTTTTTGAACTTTTCGAACTAATTCTAATCAAGTGAGATGGAAAACTGTCATTTATGCCGATGAATCTTTCTAAAATACAATGAGCTTTTGAAACTGATAAATCAAGGCAAATAGTTGCCTTTGGCGAATAATAATTCTCCTTTGTGAACCGTGCCGCAAATTCTATGTAGCAAAGGCCAAGTCAAAAGCCAAGGCGATCAACATGCCACAAGAATATGGCCAAGCCAACGAGGCAAGACAACAAGCTGTAAGTCACCAAGTCAATAAGGCTAAAACAAAGTAAAGCTGCTTGATGGGCTCAAGCGTAAtaagaaataacaaaaaagaagaggaagggtCTAGAAGGAAAAAGAGCGGAcgaatcttctatatctaagtaggagaaaCCCACTACtagatttctctcaacatgcaaccatgccacatcatcacaccaTTAGTTTGTTCACATCTATTTAGTGGAAAAcccatattttttgcacatgcatgcatgctacttttcATCAAGCTATTTCAACTAACTGAAGAATCTACaatctatcatacaattcTCCTATACATtttcactcatgtatgttaactaaaaatttccgcaacaacgtgcgagGCATCAGCTAGTAAGACTTATGGTTCACCACGGACCCTAGACCAAGCCATCCTTGGGGCAAGTTTTTATTTCATATCCTCCTTTTACTTTCCAAGGAGAGGTAGCATATAACTACCTCCATGAGGTTATACCACCGTTACAAATTCGTTTAAATGAAGGTTTTATGTAGCCCTCGTGACGAGTGTGAAAAGTAGACGACGACCCAAATCAACGCCAAAATGTCTATGATTTATGAGATTGACTCAGATAACCGTTGACAACATGGACAACTGGTCGAAGCATGACACTTGTCGCACTTGCTAGGACGGGAGTAGGTCGAATTTTTATACCCTTGGGAGTTTCGAGCAGATGCTGACTCCAAAAAAATTgcttaaagaaaaaaaaactcccaaaAGGAGCCACGCGCAGCCAACACAAAATCACGTGGCTCCCCCCGTCCACGTCACGACACTCTCATCAAACGTGCGAAAGTTACCCAACAACACTCCCCACTGCCAGCCACCACTTCCAGTGGCCGGGGCCCACCACCAGACGGGTCCACTAGCCAGCCCCTATCCATAAACGGATAAAAGAGGCTGCCGAGGACATATTCCGAAACGGTCCCTGTCCTGCGCCCATATTTACGGACGGCGGGGCGGAGGCCTTGTGCTGTGGGCGTGTCTACTGTCTGGGCCTGGGCGAAGCGAACAAAACAAAGAGCGAGCGGGGCGGGCGGTTTCTGGCGAGatgaggaaggcggcggctgcggcggtcgcggcggcggtggccgtgggggcggcgctgctggTGCGCCGCCAGATTCGCGAGGCGAAGCggtgggcgcgcgcggcggcggtgctgcggGAGCTGGAGGAGCGGTGCGCGGCGACCCCCGCGCGGCTGCGCCAGGTGGCGGACGCCGTGGCCGTGGAGATGCACGCCGGGCTCGCCTCCGAGGGCGGGAGCAAGCTCGGGATGATCATCAGCCACGTCGAGTCCCTCCCGTCAGGGTACGGCGAAAAAATAACCGAAATCCGCTGCTCCTTCTTGTCATTCTTCTCTCGCATTGCTGTGATTTCGATGACTGGAGGAGTAGATGCTAGATTGCCTTGCCGACCAGATTCGTTTCGTGACCTGGCTGTTTGGTAGCTGGGCGCAACGCGCGGTCCAAGTGTCCAACGGATCTGCTTTACATGACGGTGGTTTTCTTTGCCCCCATGTCGCTGTCTAGTGCCTGGTTTGTTCCATTGTTGCGAGATCGCTGTCGACCTGTCGTGACCCCAACTCCCCAAGTAATGCAGTCTGCTGTCAGAAATGGTTGCAGGGGCAGGTTTCTGATTTTGTGAAATATGTGCAAGATACTGTCAATAAATTTGACCATTTTAATCAAGGTCGTGGCCGTAGTTGTTGACTTGGTCTAGATGTTGTACCTGTGTAACTGAGGAAATTTGGTACTTTATCGTCTACCTGATGCGGTTTACTGATCTAGCTGGGGAAAAAAGGTTGGTAGTTGCTGATTCGTGGAGGATTTTGCTTCAGTAGACTGTGGTTAATGGTCGGACCACCATCTGGTTACTGTAAGATGAAGATCAATGTTCCTTAGTTTTGAAACTCAAAAGTGTTAAACTGTAGCCGGGTTATTAGTTGTTACATTCCTTGCATAGTAAACCACCTTACAACTATTGTGTGTATAAATCCAATTTCAGTGCACTTTTCAGTTGCCTCGTGGAGTTCCATGTGAACATGTAATTGCGATGAACTGAAACagatgtattttttatattataGTATTTGTTTGTTCTAGACTATACAAGGGGTGTCCAAAGACATGTTGGAACAAAAGTGTCCAACCTGGCAGCTTGAGATGCTACTGCAATCGTAATTATCTTGTTCACTTGGGCTGATTAGCTTGTTAAAATTGTTATGGAAACTATGGTGTTTTTTACatggtttgaaaaaaaaacgtttcTGGACACCCTTGAACTATACAAAGGGTGTCAGAGTAACTATTGCTGGTGAATCCTATGTAAGGGATATcttgtattccctccgtcccatattaagtgactcaaatttgtctaaatatggatgtatctatgcctaaaaagcgtctagatacatgtaatagaaagtcacttaatatgggacggagggagtactaacaAGTGCCATGTGTTGGGATTGAACTTATTACGGAGCTGTAACCTGTTAAACCATTTCATGCAATTTACTTTGGGTTGATATATCTTGCTCTCATTTATAGGCAAGAGAAGGGGCTATTTTACGCACTTGACCTTGGAGGGACAAATTTCCGTGTTTTACGTGTTCAATTAGGAGGAAAGGAAGGGCGAGTTGTCAAGCAAGAATGCGAAGAGATTTCAATTCCGACAAACTTAATGACAGGGAATTCACATGTAAGAGTTGCTGTAGTCTTTTTGCACCCATTCTGATCAATTCATAAGTATGTCACGTGCTGTGTAATTTGTTTCCAGGACCTATTTGACTTTATCGCCGCTGCTTTGGCAAAATTTGTTGCCTCAGAGGGTGAAGACTTTCATTTGCCCGAGGGAAGGCAAAGAGAACTTGGTTTTACTTTCTCTTTTCCAGTAAAGCAATCTTCAATTTCATCTGGTACTCTTATCAAGTGGACTAAGGGTTTTGCTATTAATGACACGGTTAGTTCTTGTTATGGTTTTAATTCATATGCATCACACACATGATTATAATCTCTCAACATTGGGTAGACAAGACTTGCCTTTTTTCCATTGTCAGGTAGGCGAGGATGTCGTGGCTGAATTAAGCAGGGCTCTGGACCGTCAGGGTCTCGATATGAAAGTCACAGCACTGGTTAGTTTCTTTGCTTTGATAGTTGCAGGGTAGCTTTTGTTAAGTATTCTGTGTATCAAGATTATGTTTCTATAACCTGAAGTGTTGGCATCCCTTCTTCTTATGTAGGTAAATGATACTATAGGGACATTGGCTGGCGGGAGATATGATGACAatgatgttgttgttgctgttatACTGGGTACAGGTACTAATGCAGCATATGTGGAACGTGCCAATGCAATTCCTAAATGGCATGGCCTCCTGCCCAAGTCAGGAGATATGGTGAGTGTTATTTCATCTAGCCAATTCACTATGGAAAGTATACAGTCATGAAAATATCTGTGGTCACGTCAATACAAAAAACATGAAAGTGAAAAACTGGAGAAGAAGCAACATGTCCTCTGTACTGATCAAAAGTCATGCAACTTTTACATGCTTTAGTCTCTTCCTAAGCTTGAGATAGTTGTCAGGATTTCATCAGCTCTTTGTCACAGGTAATAAATATGGAATGGGGGAACTTTAGGTCATCCCATCTTCCTTTGACTGAATTTGATCAAGCATTAGATGCCGAAAGCCTGAATCCTGGAGAACAGGTATCATATTAAGAGATATATCTTGTTGTCTTCTCTTGTTGCCGGTAACAACTAATTATTGCTTTCCTTATTTTCCTAGATTTATGAGAAGCTGATCTCTGGTATGTATTTGGGGGAAATTGTAAGAAGAATCCTGTTAAAGATGACTCAAGAAGCTTCTCTTTTTGGTGATGATATACCACCAAAACTAAAGATTCCATACATTCTTACGTAAGTGTAGTATCAACTCCATTTGCCATGTTACATCAATAGGTCTTGCCTGCTTCATAACCAAGTATTGAAATATACGTAAGTTTTTCTTGCTGTGCTGAATATAGTTAGAAAGATAGGTTAACTAAAACTGTAACCACTAACAATCTACAATGGTTAGGTCTAGTATTCTTGCATTTATCCGCTCATAAGCTGCCTGCAGAAATGCATTGGTAACATATAATACATTGTTAAGCATAAGTCTAAAACCTGCTTAATTGTTTTCTTCATTGCTTCAGTCTTCAAAGAAGCTAGATAAATTATGTTTGCCATCCGAACGACTTTCTTGTGGATCTTTAGTTATATAGACTGAGAGCTTGAGATCATGTGTCCAGGACACCGCATATGTCAATGATGCATCATGACGGATCATCTGATCTCAGAACAGTTGGAGCCCAACTGAGAGATATCCTAGGGGTACTCGACTTTTCTCCCTATTGGTTCTTGTCTCACACATTTCTTTTCTAATAGTTTTAAAGGAACACATCTAATTTCTTGGTTCATTTTGCAGATCCAAAACACCTCACTTAAAACAAGAAGACTAGTTGTGGCTGTATGCGATATCGTTGCAAAGCGTGGGTCACGTCTCGCTGCTGCAGGGATACACGGGATCCTCAAAAAGCTTGGACGGGATATCCCCAGCAGCGACAAGCAAAGGACGGTGATTGCCATGGACGGTGGGCTCTACGAGCACTACACGATCTTCAGCGAGTCCCTGGAGAGCACCCTGCAGGAGATTCTAGGGGAGGAAGTTTCGTCCTCTGTCGTGATCAAGCTTGCGAATGACGGGTCAGGTATTGGGGCTGCTCTCCTCGCTGCGGCTCATTCTCAGTACCTTGATGCTGAAGAGCAATAGTAGCCTAGTTGGTAGATATGTTCCTCAGGTTTTGAAGCCTCAGGAGCGATGTAGAGTTTGCACCAGCGTCGTGCTGGTGTTTTAGCCGGTGCTTCCATGGAGGCATCTGTAGTAACTGGTAGCTCTGTAACTGTATAATTGCTGGAAGCGATTCATCCACCAGCCAAATTTTCGGCTCTCTTGTATTGTGCAATTTGTCCAACTGCAATCAGAAACTTCACAAATAAGTGCGATGGATTTTATAACCTCAAGTGAATTGTTTCAACTTCTGAACTAAAATACTGGTACGGCAGTTTCAAAAACGTGCAGTACAAATAAGCTATACTACCTTCAGAGAATAGACACAATATAGATTTTGTCCCATGTCAAACTTTCataaatttgaccaagttcATTGTAAAACTATTAATAACATGTACAAATGCTAAATCAATTTCGATACATCTATTATGAAATATGTTTTCATGGTGTATTTATTTTGCAGCTTGGATGTTGATATCAGACATGAAGAATTGACTTGAGCCAAAGCTTATCTATACCAAtgtattaaattggagttggtggtgatggtttGGCCGTTGCCGTACGTCCCTGGCACCAATCACGCACCCCGTCCGACGCACGTAAAGAAAAGACGTgaaacgttttttttcttatactTTTCCCCTCCGCACAACCCCGCACTCCTGTCCTCGAAGCGCCGCCAGTTCCGCTCCAGTTCCGTCGCCCGCCCCCACTCCTACGGCGTCGGACAAGCGGGCGCTCTCCACCTCCAGCCGGATCGGTCCTCGTTCCCAAAGAAGCTGCAGCATCGTTCTTCTCTCCCGTTGCTCCTCCCCATCGATTTCTCGCTCCAATCTCCATCTCAACCATCGTCTGTCCGTCGGCCCGTTTCTGCGCCGCCAGCAGCCCGCCGCTCGCAaatcggctcctcctcctcctttacAGGAGGGCGTCGCCACCGCAGCTGCTCCTTCTCACCGGCGCCActgctcctcctcaccggcgccTACCGCCGGTCCCGGCCGCTcctcccgcctccgccgtccgtccctcctccccttcctcctctacAAGCGCTCGTCAGCGTCCTCAAATCcatgggccgccgccgccatttaTTCGACTGGTTCCAGATCCGATGACGACGGTTGCGGCGTCCGGTCCGCCATGCCATCTTCCGCTCTTGCAGGCCGCGTCGGGAATCACCAAACAGCGGACTGCAGCTTTGGCTTGCATCTCCCGTGCTTGTAGCCCAGCCGCTGCATCGCCAGTGCGGTGCGAGCTGCGGCCCCCTGGGCATCCAAACACGCCCTTAGGCTCTCACTCGTTGCTGCAAGCACACTGTTTGGTTCTCCTTGATGTGATTAGTTAGAGGGTTAAATCTTCGCAAAAGACGAGTTAGAGGGTTAGATGACTTAAATCAGTGGAGTACTACTAATTTACAAGATTGTGTGGTTCTCAATGGTTTGTCAGACCCTCAGAGGTAAAGAGCTTGGAGTTGATAGCTGAGCCTGAACCTGGTATGGTTTGTTTCCCTGTTGTTATTTGTGAAATGTGAGATGTCGTGTCTCTTACATTACCATGTCATCATTTCCCATTTTTGAAGAAGCACATATACGAGTAGTTTGTGTGCGCCTGTAATTTGTAAACCCTATCATGTCTTTTGTGTTGCGATTAACCGATTATTTAAGGAATTTTCCCTACACTGTACTATTACATATTTTTCTTACTTCTGAAGTTACTTTTTATTTGCAAGAGCAGTTTTAGTACTCACGCTGGGTACGGTGGGTCGTAGAGAgtatatcattttattttgttgtcccgttgcaacgcacgggtgtTTCAGCTATTATAAgttatattttgaaaaaaaagccagtattttttttcttcgaaagTGAAGCATTATTAAACTTGTTCCATATCAAGTTGATACATCAACACAAGAATGAACCTTGGCATCTGCATAACAAGAAGCATTGAGCCAAACCGTAGCAAACTAAAAGAATACAGTAATGAATGTCCGTCTATTGCACACCAAGGTgtgtttcttcctcgggacCGGTCACCAACATCACTCTATGCACCATGAACTCTAGCCCACCCCCTTCCTAGTCGCCACCGCCACGACCGGAGATCAGAGATGAGCCGGGATCGGTGGAGGCAGCTAACAATCCTTGCACATTAGGGGTGTGTTCGGAACTCCTCTGGCTTCCAGCTTCCCGAAACTCCACCGTGGAGCAGTGCCGAACACCTCAACTCCGCGAAGCTAGATCTGAGAAGCCAATCCAATTCCCTGTGTAAAACTCG
The Brachypodium distachyon strain Bd21 chromosome 2, Brachypodium_distachyon_v3.0, whole genome shotgun sequence genome window above contains:
- the LOC100837480 gene encoding RGG repeats nuclear RNA binding protein A, whose amino-acid sequence is MATLNPFDLLGGDDNDDPAQLLAKAAVAAQKAEAKKPAAAAAGKGAQQTAAAKLPTKPAPPSQAVMESRGGGAPSRGGFGRGERGFNRGGRGYGQNRDFGSEDTNGYRGGYGARAGGEEGAQDRERGPRPPYQGGRRGGFRDGEFGDDSERPPRRNHERHSGTGRGYEMKREGAGRGNWGTTSDEFLAQETGETLKLDEKTPIPEKQGALLTEDAPQAEESKVSKEATVNEEEEKEEDKEMTLEEFEKVLEEKRKALLALKSEERKVEIDKDLQAMQQLSTKKGNDEVFIKLGSDKDALKKKENAERDERAKKSVSINEFLKPAEGERFYGGRGRGRGRGGDRGGFRGGAGGGGYRGPPAAPAIQDQNQFPTLGGK
- the LOC100843039 gene encoding uncharacterized protein LOC100843039; translation: MGGGGGRARQNAIRSGIVVLGAAAFGYLSYRVGFKPYLDRAQEAMDSHNSSPSAAAAAAHASAASAASAAGQPDHPGADGDLAPSRDPAVVLRD
- the LOC100838090 gene encoding hexokinase-2, encoding MRKAAAAAVAAAVAVGAALLVRRQIREAKRWARAAAVLRELEERCAATPARLRQVADAVAVEMHAGLASEGGSKLGMIISHVESLPSGQEKGLFYALDLGGTNFRVLRVQLGGKEGRVVKQECEEISIPTNLMTGNSHDLFDFIAAALAKFVASEGEDFHLPEGRQRELGFTFSFPVKQSSISSGTLIKWTKGFAINDTVGEDVVAELSRALDRQGLDMKVTALVNDTIGTLAGGRYDDNDVVVAVILGTGTNAAYVERANAIPKWHGLLPKSGDMVINMEWGNFRSSHLPLTEFDQALDAESLNPGEQIYEKLISGMYLGEIVRRILLKMTQEASLFGDDIPPKLKIPYILTTPHMSMMHHDGSSDLRTVGAQLRDILGIQNTSLKTRRLVVAVCDIVAKRGSRLAAAGIHGILKKLGRDIPSSDKQRTVIAMDGGLYEHYTIFSESLESTLQEILGEEVSSSVVIKLANDGSGIGAALLAAAHSQYLDAEEQ